In the Glycine max cultivar Williams 82 chromosome 6, Glycine_max_v4.0, whole genome shotgun sequence genome, taatttatatatatatatatatatatataaaatactaaattgaTCAATTTGAAAAGCGAATTGATAATTACACAATCAACTTTTatgtcaattttgtttttctttactgGACCGGTCAATGCACCATGAATATGCCCCAACGAGGTTAGATCAATGGGTACTATTTGGGAAACTGTGTGGGCTCACATACTGGCAAGCCCTTTAATGGAAGCCACATGCTACTCACACTTCTTTTCGGATTTCCACACCTCCATTCTTCTATTCTTTTTAATGTTACAAAAATACTCCTCTTCTCTCTCACCTTGCACCCCTACTTTTTCatgaattttacaaaaaaaaaatttgtaatgtaGTTACGTTCTAATACAGTATAGAAACTAGTTTTcatcaatatataaaaatgttaatcCACAAATTTATGCTGTGATTTTTAGATtttggaaattataaaaattatattaaaaaaactaactttCGTGATATATTAGAACATTAATATATAACaggaatgtaaaaaaataaaaagatggtGTGAATAGAATCTTCTTTAATTGAATGGTAATTGTTGTTAGAGAGTATTGAAGGAGCATTGAGTGATGgactgagaaaaagaaaagaaagtaaatTTTGAAAGACCTTAGAGTGAGTTGAGTCTATGGAGCATGGACCCAAGGGCTACTGTGCTGTTGGGCCTTAAGTGGGCCGGGTGGAgacaagaacaaaagaaaatatctgGTGTTACGTACTTGGTAGTCTCTGAATCTGAAATTGCAATGCTTCACCCGGCGGCACTGATAGCATCGTGTCCTTATCCTTATCCTTATCCTGGGCGGCATGAGTTACCCTCAGCCTCAGCGTCAGCGACAGCCAGAGTCGCTGTTCCAATGCCAAATCTGAGAGGCAAAGCGGTTGTTGGTGTTGGTTCCAGAATGATAAGGTGCATGGCTAACCCCAGAAGAGTTCAAATGGTGGCCAAGCAAATTAGGAGAGAGCTTTCTCATATGCTTCTCACCGATAAAGTCTTGCAGTATGCTGTTCTTCCCGAAGCCTCCTTAGGAGCCGACCGTTACCTCTCTTCTCTCACCACCATCACCGACGTCCAAGTCTCCGCCGACTTGCAGGCATGCCATGCTTGCTTTTCAGCATCCTATTTCTCACTATTTGTTTCTGATTGAATTCCTTATTCTacatatctatctatctatctatgtaGGTTGTTAAGGTGTATGTTTCTGTTTTTGGAGATGAAAGAGGTAAAGAAGTCGCCATTGCCGGCTTGAAATCTAAGGCTAAATATGTTCGCAGCGAGTTGGGCAAGCGTATCAAGTTGCGCTTAACTCCTGAGATACGCTTTCTTGAGGATGATTCTTTTGAGAGAGGAAGCAGGGTCGGTACTACTTGCTTATTACTTGTCTCTCTATATAATTGCTGCACTCTGTGAATGCTTCCCTAGCCCCCACCTCACTTGTTCATGATTTTCAGGTCATTGCAATActagataaaataaagaatgacAAAAGCCAATACAAGGCGGAGTTGGATTCGTCACCAAATGAGGATCACGACGATGATTGGGATGGTGAAGATCCTGAAGAAGGCATCATTTATGTGGAATAGATGTCTCCCTATGTAACTCTATCACTACTGTGCATCTTTCATATGGACAAACCTTTCACTGTTGATAGGTATGTTTTAATCAAGCATTGCATTACTTTTGGATAATCATACTTGCTACTTCagtatacttttattttaagataaatatatatttggtaCTTATATCCCAAGTTTGGTTAGCTTCATTCAGTTAACTAATCAATTACTTATGTGCAGTGATCGGAAACACTTCACTAAAATGCTTGCTGGACAGACGCTGTTCTAGATTTGTAGTTGTGACAAGTCACAATTGACAACATTATCTCAACACAAAGACCTTCTTGCGTTGTCTATCCCCAAGTGATGTGATGTAGACCAATTTTGgggttttctctccttttataTGCCTTAACCCAGGATCTTACTATACAAGAGGGTTTGCTGTATAAAGTTCTTTTCCTGCTTTACTTATTCCTGTAAGTGGAATTTATAATGTTTACTATTGCTATGCTATTCGAATTCGGCTGTCTTCAACAAATCACGATCAACGAGATGCATGCACATGTGAATGTGGTATGGTATCCTTTggccctttctttctttttttacatgGAATCCGTTTAACTGAGGGGTTTAATTAGAAATGTCTTTGCTTTGctcttatttcattttcattcatccAATCAATCTGTTAATGATAGTCTCTCAAACTCAGAAGAATTTCTTAAGTTGTTCTCGCAAACTGAAGAATTCTAAGTTGCTCGTTGAGAACCAGTGTTATATTTTCTTCCTAAATTATGTGGAGAAAGCTGTAGTCATATAGACTATCACAGTATACATTATACAAATAAATTGGTTATCACCCTCAATACAAGTGGAACattgaatattaatcagtggaCAATTGCAATGTAAAACTCCTGTGACCCGTTTATTATGAAATGTATCAGAATTCTGAAAGCATACTCTCCTAGTCTCCTttgaacaaatataatttatataaattatgaaaacatGTGCAAACACTTGTCCTGTTAAATAGGACAAATAATCTATGACGAATCAATTTCTTATATAGTACTTGCATTTTCAGAATTTAAACATTATATGCATATTATGTACTTTTCATTCAGTGCCAGGCATGGGAAAAGTAGAAATTGCTAACATTTTTCAGCAAATTGTTCGCAAGAATGCAGCTTAGATTTCAAAACGtgtgaaaaaaaagtaatggaGTTATCTTAtggtaaaataattatcttctgGCATGATAGGTACTGTAAGAGTATTCAGATTGTTGTTCGGTTGTTAGGGCTTTTAGCTGTACACTAGTTGCTCCATCTTGGTCCTATCGGACTAGGTTGTTCACTTGTTCCCAAATGAGTCCGTTGAACCCTATTGGACATGGATTAGGCTAGATCTGAAATATATAGTAGTCACCCAAGTCTACTAGCTTACAGTAACATGAAGTGTTGCCTTGTTGATACGTATCCAATTTCGAGCATGTCAGGTCAGATTGAAACTGGGTCAAGTTGGGTTCAGAACAACTCCCGAAGTCGATAGCTCATGTTGTCATAGGGTGTCGACTTGGTGATACTTGGCTGACATCTATAATGATTACTTTGACACAAGAAGGGATTTTGGGATGCCTCCACTAAGGAGTGTACCACCTGCGAATTTTCATTTGACACTTGTAAATCCTAAAACCAGGGAGGGGGAGGTTGAGAAATTTTTGGATGGTTCTTCTAAATACAAAAGCATGGATAGAATATAACGCATTGGGGTATATCAATTGTGGAGAAGGAATAATGAGTATCTGACTTTACCATAAAGCAAATCCATGGTTGAAGACAATAGACACACATGGAATTCTATTGCCACTTTGTAGCGAATTTGGAATCTAACCCCAAGTTAGTTATTTGGCAGCTTCCTTGAGAAGGCTTTTATCAAACGAAATTGCAATGAAGCATTTCCCCCCGCATTTATATCCTACACCTTCCATTTCGCATACTGCACtttccaattttaaaataatctcaaACTACCCTTTTCAGATTATaccttcctcttcctcctcagCGTTCAACTTCACCACCAACGAGCTTCCTCTTCACGACCAAGAGATGCCACCACGACCTTAACATTGAACTCCATGAGGTTCTTCTTCCTCCTTTGCATTTGACTCCACGAGCTTCCTTTCCATCTCTTCGCTGTACACAGTGATTCTCTTCCATAAGGGAGGCAGCAAAAGCGTTGTCCACGTGCAGTTGTACAACTCTAGTGAGGTAGTCCACGTGCAGGTAGGtcgtcttcttcctttttttgtgaAGCTTTTTGATTTATGGACCATCTATTTTGGAAGAGAAATAGTGGGAACCGTATCCGGAATAGGTATTCTGAAAGTCCAATTTGTACTTAGTACTTATGGAATGACCATTCCGAAACTCCATAATAGGCAtttcaaaatacataaaatatactTCTGGAATGCATGCTccgaaaacatgtttttttgacTCTATATTCCCTAATCCAGAATGTTAAAAGCGTTTTATGGAATCCTTAATCTGAAAGTATAATTTATGGTTTCCGGAAAGCCGGCATAGGAAATCAATTTGTGTTCCAGAATGGATGTTCCATAAGCATAATTTAGAAAGTGCTAAGAATGTCTAATTGAGAGAGCAAGGTTAAAGTTATggattctaatttaatttatagtgTAGAAGTAAATTAACCTTTGGTTGAGTCAATAATCAAAATGTTGAAAGGAGGGAGCATAGACTCAGATTTGCAAGAAGCGATAGCGAGAAAAGTTGGAGAGGTTGAGTTTTTTCTGGAAGTAGAGATAGAGGTGTTGGAGATGCAAAGATTTTGGCGGGAAGAAACGGTCCAGGGTTTGACTTGGGTGGGAAGGTTGTGGAGAGAGAAGAAAGTGCTGTTGTTGTAGGGTATGGAAAGTGAAAGGAGAGAGTGGTGGTGGAAGCCATTGATTTGGTGTGAAATGCGAATGGGGAAGTTGAGCATAACGTAAGGGATTGGTGTGATGCAAGGGAGAGGAGGAGGAGTCGTGGGTGAACCAGATGCCATCGAGGAGCCGTCGCGATTAAGAGGTGTCTTCGTTGCGGAAGGGAGACGTATCTCATAAAGAAAGGAGAGGTGCATGATACACTTTAAGAAGTGTAGGATTCAAAACCCcttcatcaaattttaaaagatcaAGATGGAATATTTGTATCAAGATATCAACATACGCGTTGTCCTTTGTGCAGTTTTAAAGTCTATCCTATATCGTCTCTTGGCAAGCGGGCATTTGGGGCTCCTTCTCATATGACTAAATGTCAAAACCTCTCTTTATCCCAAGATTCATATTATTACCACAGATTCCCAGGCGGGGATAGTTCACTTATTATATCATCTATTCATAATGAGCAGAGGCCATATTAAAGTTAGGGAATGCGGACTGTTATTATTTACGTAAAcaaaaatactttatattttaaagaaattattagattaatcatgaattttctaaaataataaatacattgaCTAGTTAACATTAATGAATTTTCATTCTGTTAGAATGTTAGGTTTACTAGAATTTCAACAATATGTATATGAGAAAATGCTCGACTCACAAGCATACACGCACGTACAAGAAGGTGAAATGGTCCATGAGCAGAATGAGAGATTGAATATCTATAAAGTTCATTTGTTACTCTCATGCTTGATGGTAGTCATGCACAAAAGACTCATTGAGTCAAAAAGTTATTCCAAGAGACAGAAAATGCGCTCTTGAGCATCCCGAGTGTTGTCATGAAAGTTGATTGAGTCAATATGTAAAAAGAATAcgtaaattaagaagaaaaaattcttTAGCAGAGAGCACAAGGGACTGGGATATTGTGCTATGAAAAGATGTTTTAATAAGAAATATGCTCAAAGGACAACATGCTGCATTAAATTTATAGCCACGGTCTATTGCAgaaaatgatttcatatttggCAAGCTTAGTGGTATTTTCCATTGTCTATTCACGCTCctgttttccttaatttttttccgTACTAGGTCTTCTCCTTATATACCCAAATCACCTAAAGTGATATTCTACCATTTTTATCTACAGTGTCGGTAGGTGTTACCCCATCTTATCTCCAACCTATTCATTCTTAATCTTATTCTTGTCTGGTATGTCACACTCATCCAACGCAACATTCTCATCCTCAACTTATATAAACCTTTTATATAAGCCAaacattaattacttattttccCTATTTGCATTTTAAGATAACTTAaaagattataattaaattaaatccatAAAGTGTAAGgctgtaaataaataataagccAAACAGTAATTACTTATTTTCCCTATTTGCATTTTAAGATAACTTAaaagattataattaaattaaatccatAAAGTGTAAGgctgtaaataaataattaggaaGTATTCTTAGCACCAATCTTAAGGTTGATAACCTTAAggttaatttcataaaattcaatatttattttattttagatttgaatgaatagaattaagatttattttcatACAATTCAATATTACTGTTACGCATTTGtcttatatatctttttaaatatttaaaaaataataattagaaagacttaaaaaaatttcaaaaatctaGCCACCATGTACTTAAAACTCATTAATCTACATTTCTTTTATTCATGttcttgaaatatttatttaactgaaaataatagaaaatatttttccttttctaataCTAATATCATAACACCTATTGTCAAGGGAATGaatgtagaaataaaaaatagtatttatgataatcgattataaatatttattatttaaaatataggtGTTATGATAGAAGTGAAACCCAATAGTTTCACATGCGTCTTGCATAAAAaaacgagaaaaaaaattgtttagatTGACTACAATtgttaaaattagaaattatatttagtCTTTTGTTTGGAAGGCCAAATAAAGAAACTATTAAGCAAAAATTGAGGTGCAGTACAAGAAGTGTTGCAAAGTACAAAAGATGGCAGTAACCATAAGGAACTGTCTAACCATATGTTGCATAATGCTTACATAACCTGCAATGGAAACATATTCAAGATTAAGCAAGAAAtgataattacaaataaatagagaaagagaGTTTAAATTGGTGATAAAAATTAAGGAGATAACATTTTCTACATGAAAAAAGAAAGGACTGATTAGAACACAAAGTCACTACAATTAAAGAGATTGAGTCCAAATAGAATGCGTGAGATCTTTGAAAGAAAAACACAGTTGAGAGAGACAATTTTGCTTCTATAAATAGAAGACAACGAAATAGAGAGAAAGGTGTAACAACCTTAAAAATGAAGGATCTTATGTTTGTCATTAAGGATATTCTTTCCCTTAAAACCTACAAAAATCCCACCATGGGAAACAACAGATGTTCCATATCGTTCGTAttcatcttaaaatttaaaaaggcctataaatagagaaaacatTACCCTCTCCACCATTGGCAGAGACACAACATCATTGACAGTGCATAAAGCACAAAGGTTGAATtccgaaaaaaaataaaattaaacacgaTTTTAATATGCAATATGAAGAGCAGACGATCAACATGATTTTATACACCATCTATGACACTGCATAAAACAACATTAAGAAAATAGGCAAACATAAGTGATTTGATGCATCTCAAATTCTCCAAATCATTATTTATCACATTTTGTCTCACTGATTATATactaacatattttatattattagtcatTATCAATTTAATCTTATCATGTAAAGCAAGATTCATTCAacctttttatgtttctttttattggAACAAAAATACATGGTTCTTGTATCTGAAACCGAGTTTGACAAATGACAATGCATAAAGCATTAAGAAAATAAGCAACGAGTGTTTAAAATCAATCACGTGATACTGATACAAAAAAATCGTGTTAACAAACCATAATAATTTGCTCCCcctctttttgatttctcaatgtcattatttcttttcttttttcataatcagTATCAAGATAAAGGATTTGATTCATACCccatttatcaataaataatcaaacttaaaaataatggtACCATACAGTGCGGAAAACAAATTTATCACATTTAATAAGTGTTTGGCACTAAACTGGATACTTAATATTGCATGagcttatcaagtaaatggaaaACTAAAAATAGCCAAGATAATGGTGCTCTctttcaatgggttttctaatCATTACCAAATATCTTCCTGTTGtttgtaaataataaatgaCAAATATATTCATATTACTTTTATCAGACACACTAATAGTGAGCATAAAAAGCATAGTGGTCAATCCCAAGAGAGAACAGTTCAATGATCATATTTGGTGTCACGACCTACAccaaatttgaatatatttgtcaGCACAGAATCATAGAATGCTATAACAGGTAGTAGGATGGCCACTATTCTAACCaattagaataaaagaaaatagctTCGGATTGACAAGTAACATAAGCTTGTcaattattttctgttttctatGCTGACAAATATATAACATTCTACCAAGCAGAGCTTCTTGATCTTGTGATAACGCTGTTATTTGGTGTGCTATTGACAACTATGATCATTAGAAAGAAGAGTGAGCATGTGAAGGCACAACGAAATCATTCCAGAAGATAATAGTATTAGCCAGTGATGACAGTCCTCACAGATATCATCCAAAATGTACGTATGGTAAAATAAAGTCCATATTGACATGTGTTTTACTTGAAACAACTGCATATTTTAAAACATCGAATTTGAATATGGGTCCGCATCACTTGATGTGGCCATCACAACCTCGTCATCCCCAACTGAGAACTGCATTATTATGCCACATCATGTCCACCATGAGAACACTTTAAAAGCTTGCCAAGTTCAAAACAATGTTAAGTAAACAAAATTAGCACAACATGCACAACATGCATATTGCATACTTTATTCATTTGAAGCTATTGGTAGGTGTTAAAAGTTCAAACATGATGATTTTGCAGCAACCATAACAACCAATGCTACTCGCAAGATTATAGCACTAAAAACAAACAGTCTGTTACCTAACCATCCAAGACCTGAATGGCACTTGATGCCTCCCCAACCGAAATGTATGTGACAAAGCCAAATCCTCTGGATCTACCAATTTCACGATCCATAATTATCCTAGTTACAAAGAGCGTGACATTCAAGGGAAACATAAAAGTCAAAGATAAAAAaggcaaagaataaaaaaaacatataaagcaTCCAGCTCAAAATGAAGTTCAAACGCTCCTCCAATAAACAGTTTTGTTCTTGGAGCACAAGACATACAACGTATAGCCTGAAAAAACAAAGGGGATGAACACAATTCTGAACTAACCTGCCTGCTCGTTGTTTGTCGTAGCAAATTCCCAATTCTACCAAAGAAAGCCATTGTTGTAACCTGAAGGAAACATATGTCAGTAGCTCTGTAAAACATATATCTTAAAACACATAATTTTCTAAATCTCATAATACTTGAGCAGAAAAAATATCCTTCATAGGGAGAACAAATAATTTTCACTATTTGAATCAGATCATAATATTCTGTACTTGAATTGAATTATACCTCTACATTAATTTCTACCAAAATCTAAAGAAGTATCCCAAGTCCTTCTCTTGATCCAGTAACAGCAGATCCCTCgtcgaagaaaaaaaatataaaaaaaattgtactttaTCCATGGTATTATATGTGAGTAAAGTTGATATTTAATCTATAAAgtatgttcaatcattttgttagCTAACTACTTACATATGAAATCCGGTGCGGTTATTGACCTGATTGAGGTAGTGGGTCAGTGGTCGGATCAGTGGGTTAGTAATTAATCCGATTAGACccggtatatattaaaaaatttaaaattatatatctatttattatatataagtatataactaagaaaaattcatttatacTCTAAAATCCAAAATACAATTGAAGTATTAAAGTTGATAATAGAAGCacacaaataataattcaataacacaattatataaatttcgagttattttttagtgttttttttacgCGAGATAGGTTTTAAAAACCGATACGGCTTACAAGAGTTACCCCCAAACCAGCCGGATTTAACCGGACCATTATGGGCTAAATGCATAACTGGTCTAATAACTAAACTGGCTCGATTATGTCACTGGGTTCCAGTTGGATCGTCGAATTGGGTTTTTGAACTATGGTGCGAACGATGTTGGGGACCGAAGTGCAGGCATCGATTAGCTGCGGCTTCCCTTGCAGTGAGGTAGAGGATAAGAGATAggggagaaaaaatgaaaaaggaaagagagaaaggaAGGGAGAAGACACAGATAGGGATAgagaaagaatttcaaataaaaatttgaggGGTGAGTGATAGATTGGTCCAACACAAGTTAAATAATCCAGAGTGTGACAAGTGTCCCAGAAAGACATTCTTTTAATGAGAAAGTAATAGATTTTAGcctaatatattttgttttccgCAACAAGGAATCATACAAAAAACTTCATTTGTATGCAATAAAATAAGGCAATTGCTAAATACCTCCTCCTAATTGTCTAGTGCACTttccttttcatattttctCCATAATAtcatttcttttagaaaattgaAACAGCTGCAGAATGTTTCCACCCCAATTCTCTTTTTGTCCTTATTTGTTGTCTTTCTCTCCTCTCTCGTCCCTGTTTTCTCATTCTCCCCCCTCTCTTTCGTATTTTTCGGACAAGGTGCATCGacatttattggaaataaaaggattTGAAAAAAGATGTTAATATCCTTACTAGGATTATAGCCTTAATATTGTCGTTAATTAAACAAACATCCTTGTTAATATCATTACCATCCAAAAACCTTAGGAGAATATCCACCAAATCTTCGTTCTTTTAGCCTTCCTTAACTCTTGACTTTGCCTCTTTATGTTGAATGATGATTTTTTCTAGAATCCGATCAACTTGCACATGCAACCTCTCAAACTTAGGCCTCAAACCAGTGGCAAATTGAAGCCACCTAgaggaagaaaacaaatatcCTCATGCCGCTGCAACTCCTTATTTAACCAATGTTATGAATTCCTTGTGCTCTTTGCATTTCTTGCCAAAAGCAACTCTTGAAGTGATAGAAAATATCGATGAAAGCATAGTTGAGTGAGGTTAATTGATGGGTGATCCTTTGTGTGAATCAATCATTTGGATGAGATTGGCGAGCTCTTGTTCTCATATTGAGTGGAAAGAATTGACACACTTTTGAGTGAAAAGCTCTATTGTGCACATCTTTTGTAACACTCTCCAATACTTTTCAAAAGGTGCATAAACAATACCTGTTGTGGCTGTGGATTAATAGTACATTATATGTGCAGCTACACTAAGAGGCCTTGATGCAAGGATTACAGCGGGATTTTTTGGAGGGTGGGGGTTCTTGATGATAAATTACAATTACGGGGAGGGGAAACATTCTGCATGTGTTTCAATTTTCGGTAAGAAAAGGGTAATATagggaaaaaatatgaaaagggaAGTGCACTAAGCAA is a window encoding:
- the LOC100812407 gene encoding probable ribosome-binding factor A, chloroplastic, which produces MDPRATVLLGLKWAGWRQEQKKISGVTYLVVSESEIAMLHPAALIASCPYPYPYPGRHELPSASASATARVAVPMPNLRGKAVVGVGSRMIRCMANPRRVQMVAKQIRRELSHMLLTDKVLQYAVLPEASLGADRYLSSLTTITDVQVSADLQVVKVYVSVFGDERGKEVAIAGLKSKAKYVRSELGKRIKLRLTPEIRFLEDDSFERGSRVIAILDKIKNDKSQYKAELDSSPNEDHDDDWDGEDPEEGIIYVE